In the Pleuronectes platessa chromosome 8, fPlePla1.1, whole genome shotgun sequence genome, one interval contains:
- the LOC128446243 gene encoding uncharacterized protein LOC128446243, with protein sequence MKQLYTVPFERNSERIKELRYQYVQRAMELEASENEHAFIFVDEAGFNLAKTRRRGRNLIGKRATIDVPGQRGANITMCAAISNDGLQLQKAGIGPYNTERLIAFIDELYERLTAREVDRQNLPTYVIVWDNVAFHHSRQVTGWFAAHPRMMSLFLPPYSPFLNPIEEFFSAWRWKVYDHRPQDQMSLLEAMAAGCMDIAPEDIQAWIRHSKRFYPRCMARETIRCDVDENLWPNAEDRRD encoded by the exons ATGAAGCAGCTTTACACTGTCCCCTTCGAGAGGAACTCTGAGCGGATAAAGGAACTCCGGTACCAATACGTCCAG AGAGCCATGGAACTTGAAGCCAGTGAGAATGAACATGCGTTCATCTTTGTGGATGAGGCTGGCTTCAACCTGGCAAAAACACGTCGCCGTGGAAGGAACCTGATTGGGAAAAGGGCCACGATAGATGTTCCAGGCCAGAGGGGTGCGAACATCACCATGTGCGCAGCAATTTCGAACGATGGACTGCAGCTGCAGAAGGCCGGCATAGGCCCATACAACACCGAACGCCTAATTGCCTTCATAGATGAGCTTTACGAAAGGCTCACAGCAAGAGAGGTAGACAGGCAGAATCTACCAACGTATGTAATTGTATGGGACAATGTGGCCTTTCACCACTCCCGGCAAGTCACAGGGTGGTTTGCGGCGCATCCTAGAATGATGTCACTTTTCCTTCCGCCTTACTCTCCTTTCCTCAACCCCATCGAGGAATTCTTTTCGGCGTGGAGATGGAAGGTCTATGACCACCGCCCTCAGGACCAGATGTCCCTATTAGAGGCAATGGCTGCTGGGTGTATGGACATAGCCCCAGAAGATATCCAGGCCTGGATAAGGCATTCCAAAAGATTTTATCCACGTTGTATGGCAAGAGAAACCATACGTTGCGACGTAGATGAAAATTTGTGGCCAAATGCGGAGGATAGGAGGGATTAG